In bacterium, one DNA window encodes the following:
- a CDS encoding cytochrome b N-terminal domain-containing protein, with the protein MAAPKRGIWSQIIRSQVWKSIFRHAVPKDTRGRALAVLNNVFLHLHPVRIRKSGIALGYTWCMGGLTFFLFLVETFTGLLLMFYYRPTLEYAYMDIVELGEQIPLGIMRELHRWGAHAMVISVWLHMLRVFLTGSYKPPREFNWVVGVILLVLTLLLSFTGYLLPWDQLAIWAITVGSNMARATPFLGHEGPGASLLKLGDVALVHAGDDARFALLAGRFVGAGALLRFYVLHCVAIPVVAAILMAVHFWRVRKDGGISGPM; encoded by the coding sequence ATGGCTGCACCGAAAAGAGGAATCTGGTCCCAAATCATCCGCTCGCAAGTTTGGAAATCTATTTTCCGCCACGCAGTGCCGAAAGATACACGCGGAAGAGCTCTCGCAGTTTTGAATAATGTATTTTTGCATCTTCATCCTGTTCGCATCAGAAAATCAGGAATAGCGCTTGGTTACACATGGTGCATGGGCGGGTTAACTTTCTTCCTCTTTCTTGTGGAAACCTTTACGGGTTTGCTTTTGATGTTTTACTACCGCCCCACTCTGGAATATGCGTATATGGATATCGTGGAATTGGGGGAACAGATTCCACTGGGAATCATGCGTGAGCTGCACCGGTGGGGAGCGCACGCGATGGTGATTTCTGTTTGGCTTCACATGTTGCGGGTTTTCTTGACCGGCAGTTATAAACCACCCCGCGAATTCAACTGGGTGGTGGGTGTCATCTTGCTTGTCCTCACTTTGCTGCTGAGCTTCACGGGTTATCTCTTACCGTGGGATCAGCTCGCAATCTGGGCGATCACGGTTGGATCAAATATGGCGCGCGCGACACCGTTTCTTGGTCATGAAGGACCGGGCGCAAGTTTATTGAAGCTGGGCGATGTTGCGTTGGTGCATGCGGGAGATGACGCGCGTTTTGCTTTGTTGGCCGGACGATTTGTAGGCGCGGGCGCTTTACTCCGTTTCTATGTGCTCCATTGTGTGGCAATTCCCGTTGTGGCTGCGATTTTGATGGCTGTGCACTTCTGGCGCGTTCGAAAAGACGGCGGAATTTCCGGTCCTATGTAA
- a CDS encoding ubiquinol-cytochrome c reductase iron-sulfur subunit — protein sequence MTEGPKPGLEPPVKPAPAKKEEKVSRRSFVTWLAIAWGAFTAAMGVAATATMRFMFPNVLFEPPATFKAGFPEDYAVGKVDERWKEKQSTWIVRTPEIIYALSTTCTHLGCTPNWLEAEGKFKCPCHGSGFYPTGINFEGPAPRPLERWRITLSDDGQLIVDKSKKFQQEKGEWNDSESFVRV from the coding sequence ATGACCGAAGGTCCGAAACCTGGATTGGAACCCCCTGTAAAACCTGCTCCGGCCAAGAAAGAAGAGAAAGTATCGCGAAGAAGTTTTGTCACCTGGTTGGCAATTGCGTGGGGCGCGTTTACTGCCGCGATGGGAGTTGCTGCCACAGCGACCATGCGCTTTATGTTTCCCAACGTATTGTTTGAACCGCCCGCGACCTTTAAGGCTGGTTTTCCTGAAGATTACGCTGTAGGAAAAGTGGATGAACGATGGAAAGAAAAGCAGAGTACCTGGATCGTGCGGACTCCGGAAATCATTTACGCTTTGAGCACAACATGCACACACTTAGGTTGCACTCCCAACTGGCTTGAAGCAGAGGGAAAATTCAAATGTCCGTGCCACGGAAGCGGCTTCTATCCTACCGGAATCAATTTTGAGGGTCCTGCGCCCCGTCCACTGGAACGATGGAGAATTACCCTGTCCGATGATGGCCAGTTGATCGTGGATAAGAGTAAAAAGTTTCAGCAAGAAAAAGGCGAATGGAATGATTCTGAGTCGTTCGTTCGTGTTTAA